In the genome of Flavobacteriaceae bacterium YJPT1-3, the window ATTCTACGGTAGTAAAGAACTGCGCACCTGCGATCAATGCGGGGAGGTTATGGAAACCGATCCGCGCTTCACGGATTAATTGAAGGGGCTCAATTCCCTAGGCAGAGCCTAACGACCAACAGCCTCTCCTTTGCATTTTCCTCAGATCAGTCTGCATTCAGCGCCTCATATTCAGTATATTTGCATTTTAAAAGCAAATTCTTAAGAAAATAACAATATATGAGCGCAGTAGCGACTGATTTCGGAATCGAAAAAGCCCTTCAGGAACTGGGTATTCAAAAGGTTAATGACGGAACTTCTACCGGGTCTTCCTGGTTTTCCGGGGGGTCTGAAATAGTTTCTTCTTCACCGGTGGACGGCGCCCAAATTGCCACGGTAAAGAGTACCACTCAGGAAGATTATGAGCAGGTGATGAAATCCGCCACCGAGGCTTTTAAAATGTGGCGTAAAAAGCCGGCTCCTTTACGCGGAGAGATCGTACGCCAGTTTGGTGAGGAATTACGCCGCCTTAAAGAACCCCTGGGTAAATTGGTCTCCTATGAAATGGGGAAATCCTACCAGGAAGGTCTGGGAGAAGTTCAAGAAATGATCGATATCTGTGATTTTGCGGTGGGACTTTCGCGTCAGCTGCACGGCCTGACCATGCACAGTGAACGTCCTGGACATCGCATGTATGAACAGTACCATCCCCTGGGAGTGGTGGGCATCATTTCCGCTTTCAATTTCCCGGTTGCCGTATGGGCCTGGAATACCGCTCTGGCCTGGGTATGTGGAGATGTTTGCGTCTGGAAACCCAGTGAAAAGACGCCGCTGTGTGGAGTGGCCTGCCAGCACATCATTGCTACCGTTTTAGCCAAAAATAATCTTCCGGAGGGCATCTCTTGCTTGATCAATGGAGATTACCAGGTGGGGGAGATGATGACGAAAGACAGTCGGATTCCTTTAGTTTCAGCCACAGGTTCTACCCGAATGGGTAAGATCGTTGCTCAAACAGTCGCAGCGCGATTAGGGAAAAGCTTATTGGAACTAGGTGGGAATAATGCCATTATAGTCACCCCGGACGCCGACATTAAAATGACGGTCATTGGGGCTGTTTTTGGCGCAGTGGGGACCTGCGGTCAGCGATGTACCTCAACCAGAAGATTGATCATTCACGAAAGTATTTACGATCAGGTAAAAGAGGCCTTGGTCAAGGCCTACGATCAGTTGCGCATTGGCAATCCGCTGGATGAAAATAACCATGTTGGACCTTTGATCGATCAGGATGCTGTAGCCATGTACCAGGACGCGCTGAAGCGTGTCAGAGAAGAAGGCGGAACTGTTCTTCTTGAAGGGGGTGTGCTATCCGGTGAGGGCTACGAAAGTGGATGTTATGTTAAACCGGCCATCGCCGAAGCTCAGAACCATTACGATATTGTGCAGCATGAAACCTTTGCTCCAGTCTTATATCTATTGAAGTATAGCGGTAGTGTGGAGCATGCTATTGAAATCCAAAATGGTGTGAGTCAGGGGCTATCGTCTGCCATTATGACCAACAATCTGCGAGAGGCCGAACGCTTCCTTTCTGTAGCCGGATCGGATTGCGGGATCGCCAACGTGAACATTGGAACATCAGGTGCTGAAATTGGAGGGGCTTTTGGTGGTGAAAAAGATACGGGCGGCGGACGTGAGAGTGGTTCTGATGCCTGGAAGGTGTATATGCGTCGACAGACCAATACCATCAATTATACGGAAGATCTCCCCCTTGCTCAAGGCATTAAATTCGATCTGTAATTTTAAGTGTAAGTCGAAGCTAAAGCCACCTGCTAAAACGCAGGTGGCTTTTTGTTAGGTAAATTGCTGAGCCCACTGAAGTTTCTTCTTCTTAAAGAAATAGCTGCCTATCCAGCCGGTCGCTCCACTGGAGACTCCAACCAATATATAGAAAAGAGCAAAACTTTCGTCGCCCACTTGCAAAAGCATCGGTAAGCGGGTAAAGACCTCTGCGCAAAAGGCACAGTAAAGTCCAATCACACTCCAATACATAAAACTGAAGTGTAAGGCCAGATAGTCTTTTCGCTTTCGCCTCCAAATGGGAATCATGCCCGCCAAGAGAGTAAGGCTACTCAGTACGGCAAAAAGGTGTAAAATACCAAAGTGCCCATGCAAACGGTAGATAAAAAAAGAGGTGACCAGCACGGTGATCATACTGATCACATACAGATAACCCCATTGTTTATGCTTCAGCGTTGCTTTCGTCTGAATCAAAACGACAGTTCCTGTGGCTAAAGCCACAAGGGAAGCTATCAAATGAATGGTTCCGATGGTAGAAAACATGATTTTTTTAAGGCAAGATAAACTCGCTAGTAGTTGCAGGTGAATACGTCTGACCGAATTGTCATTGCAGTAGGATGAACTGTCGAAGCTTGTATGTTATCCAAAGAGATAGGACAATAAAAAGAGAAGTAAAAGCCCTCCGACAATGGTAAAGAAGATCTTCCAAAACGAGTAGGGACGCTTGCCTTTGATCATCCCATTCTCTCCATTGATATAAAAATTATAGTGCTTTCCCCGATAGCGATAGGTGCTGATGTATACCGGGAGTAAAACGTGTTTAAAAGTTTCTTCTTCGAGTTGGAGGTCCAATTGACTCACTCGCTGTTCATCACCACCAATATCTTTTCGCGCCCAGCGCTCGGCAATAGCTTTCATCTCCTGCTGCGCCTGCAAATGGCCGTCCTGAAGGGGTAAGGTATATTTCTCGGTGACAAATCCGGCTAAAAACTTACTGCTGAACGGCTGTAATTTGGTCAGGTTCCAACGGGCGACTGCAGCAGGAATTCTACCGGTACTTTTGACTGATGCTGCGATGACCGTATCATCCACAAATCCTGCTACGCGACCTGCTGCGCTGCTCCATCGGGTACGGCGCTCTTGGCGGGTACGTGTTTTGCCCTTAGAATCCCGGTAAGTTTTGGTCACGTAGTAATGATCACCACGCTGGCCCTGGTAATCAGCGGTCAATTGAGCGTCAAAGGTCCAGTAAGGGAGGTATAAACCTTTGGTTAGTTCAGGATCTAGAGCCGCTTTTTTGAGTTTATTGGGAGCAAACCACAATCCATCCACCCATTGTTTAAAAATGGCATACGATCGTTTAGGATCGATCTGGAACGGGAGTACCGCCCCGGGAAGGATCCATTCTTCCTGATGCAGATCTTCAGTGATCAATACTTCTCCACAATACACACAATGCAACGACTTGTAGTGCTCTTCCACATGCTGGTTGGCACCGCAATTACGGCATTGAAGCATGGATATGGATTCACTATAAGATTGGGCGCCCATTTTCTGAAGGTAGGCTTGAAGCTCCAACTCATGAATGGAAGCGGTTGTTTCTATCGCTTCCTCATGCCCACAATAGGCACAGGTAATGGATGTCGTACCCGGTTTGTAGTGCAGAGCGGCACCACAATTCTTGCAGACTTTTTTAAGCTCGGTATCGAGAGGTGGTACCTCGTTCATAGCTGCGATTGATCCTTAAGGACGATTGTATTCATTGACCCAATCTGTGCGTATTATTGACCGGGTAAGGGGGGTGGCGTGTTCCCGCCTAAAAAGGCTTTGAGCTCAGTAACTTCTTGCAGGGGCTTCCAGGTGTCCATACCTTGTTTCCAGATGAGACTGTCTTTATTGATAGTACGCGATGCAAAAAGGGCGCGTAATTGATCAAAGGACACCGGACCTTGTTGTTGACCGTTAGTGGCATAGAAATAAGTAACAGCGGCAGGAATCGGTGGAGGGGTCACCGCTTGTGAGGCCCCGGCTGTCATTTGCGGGTTCATGAGTCCGCCCATTTGCTGAGCGAGCACAAAGCCCATACCCATGCCCATACCGGCACCTGCAGTACCGCCTTCATTTTTGGCTGCAGCCTCTACGGCTTTTGCGGTTTTGAACTGGGTCAGCTTTTGGAGATCGAGTTTGTCGATACGGCTGTATTCGAAAATTTCTTTTTTAAGTTCTTCCGGCATAGAAACATTCTCGATGAAGAACTTCTCCAAGCGGATGCCTACACTTTCAAATTCAGGACCCATGACCTCTCGGCAGGTTTCTGAAAGCTCTGTGGTGTTGGCTGCATACAATTCTATGGGCAGATTGGCCTCACCCACCGTATCGGTAAATCGGGTTGCGATGAGACTCTTAAGGTGTTCATTGATCTCAAAGTTGGTGAAATTGTTGTCCGTACCCACAATATCCTTGATGAATTTGCCCGCATCGCTGATGCGAAAAGCATAGGTGCCAAAGGCTCTGATCTCCACGAGACCAAATCGGTCGTCGCTCAGGGTGACCGGATTTTTAGTCCCCCATTTTTCATCAGTAAACAGATGGGTATTGACGAAATAGACTTCCGCCTTAAATGGACTATCAAATCCGTATTTCCAACCTTTCAGGGTGGTGAGAATAGGGAGGTTCTGGGTGTTGAGGGTATAAGTGCCCGGCCCAAAAACATCGGCCAGTTGACCTTCATTGACGAAGACGGCAGTCTGACCTTCCCGAACGATCAGTTTGGCATTATTCTTTATTTCGTTCTGATAGCGTTCAAAGCGATGTGCAATCGTATCGTCCGTATAATCCAGCCACTCGATGATATCGATAAATTCGTGGCTCAATTTCTCTTTGATTTTGTCAAAAATCCCCATGGTTGTCAATGTTTGATTGAAGTAAGGAAGATACTAATTTAATGGTATCCGCACCAAGCGTCTTGATCAGGGTTAGATAAAAAAAGCCCTGCTGTTTGGTGCAGCAGGGCAAGTCTGTGAAATGGAATGGCTAATAAAAGTTTTACTCTAATTCAAATTCAAAAGACTCTCCGTTGGGCAGTTCCAGGGAGAAATACGAAATATTGAATTCTGCATCTTTGACTATCGTTTCAAGCACTCCCAAATCGTTCTCTAGCGTTTTCATAATGTATTGAATTAGGATTCCTTACAAATATGAACAAGAAATCAGCGCTGATCCCTAGCTTTTTGCCTGATTCTCCAAGGGGTAAATTCCCCTAATTTTGCCGATTGAAAGAGTAGTTACGGATTCCTACCGTTTTCCTGAGGATATAGTTTCCACACCGGATCGCTCTGCCAGTAGTTTTTACTATCTACGTCGAGTATGGAAACGCTACCTTTGAATGCAGCTCCGGTATCAATGTTCCATACATTGGCCATTTGGGTGGGGGTACTGCGACCAATGCGACCTACCGGTGTGTGACCGATAAAGATTTCTTGAAATAATTTCAGGCGCTTGGGAAAAAGATCACTGTCTTTGGGAATGCCCGGATCCATCGCGCACACCATTTCCCAAAGGGTACGGTCCCAGTAGAAGGCGGTATTGTGCCATTCGTATTCAGGGCCATTCAAATTGGAAAATCCGGCATGGCAATACATACGATTATCCGCATCTATGTGGTAGTCCTGCATTTCACTGTAAAAGATTTTGTGAGTTTCGATCTCGGCCCCGGTAAGCTCGGCATAGCTGTCTATACTTGCCTGTCCACCGTGTTGGAGCCACTTGGCATTCATTTGCCGTCCATTGAGCCATTGATGCACCAGATCGTCGTGATTTCCACGGATAAAGGTAGTCGGAATCCTGCTTTTCAGCTCGATCAGATAGCTGACCGTGGGGGCGCTATCGCTCCATCCGTCAACGTAATCGCCTAAAAAAATCAGATGATCGTCCGGGGTGACCGTCGCTCGTTCCAACACCTGTTCTAATGCACGCAGTCCCCCATGTATATCTCCAATGACTAATGTTCTTCCCATATTAATTGTATTTGACCTTTCTTAAAATACGAATATTATCCTTGTAGGCTCTGTATACCTCGTTGCTATAGGCCTTGAGGTAGGGTTTGATTTCCTCCAGTTTGACCAGGGCTGCCTCAAATCCATTCAGGTAGCAGATCAGATAAGTGGCCGGCAGATTGAGCAGGTCTTCATGTTCGCCAGCATTGAGAACCCGGTTTCGTTTCAGCTTGTAAAAAATGACATTGTTGTTGTTGTACAAATGGTAGAGCATTTTTTTGTCCAGTTGCGGTGGCTGGAAGACCAGGGTACTGTCGATACTGTATTGACCATTTTCGCGAAAGCGAATGACCATTTCTTCTAAAGGATAATACTTGTAGTTGTTATAAACCCCCAGATAGACGTATTCCAGTATGGTAAAGGTATCGTCAGTAATGGTGATGGAAACCTCGTCCAGTGCAGAATAGAACAGGCGCACCTGTTCATTGATCAGTTCAATGTCTACCCTCGAATAGTATACCTCATCACCTACTTCTTTAGGTTTACCAGCCCAGCAAACCACAAAGAGCTCTTGGAAAACCTTATAATGCGTTTCGAGTTCACTATGCGATTTGGTCATGAACTCCATCACACTATCCAGAGTGAGTTGAATATTATTGCTGGCCTTGGTTTCAATGGCCGCTACAATCTCACTGTTCACATCTTTGATCTCACTTTTGAAGGTTTTAGGCATGGATACGCTTCCATCTCGGTAAAAAACCGAGCCACCCCAGTATTTCCAAATGTTCTTACGCAAACTGGTCAGCTTATTATTCGGACGGATGGTCACCAGTCCCACCACCAGATCAGCGGCAAGATGAGGGAAGGGTATGTTTTCATAGGTGATGAGCGGTGGATTGTTGAGGTAGGCGTTGACCAGATTTTGAATCTTGCTGTCATCAAAAAAAGGCACCCCCACGATCGCATTGTCCTGATCTTCGACCCCAATGACGATGTACGAATTGTTTTTTGGATTGGAATTGCTGAGGGCACAAATGTGTTTTAGGAACTTCGCTTTTCCCTCTTTATTGGAAATATCAATTTGGCGCTTTTTATCGTAGAAGCTGTTCTCGTCGCTATGCGCAAGAAGATTCTTGATAAGAAGACGTTTATTGATCATGTGGCGTTCAAATACCCGGAACTTTAATTCTTATTGACGATGGTGCTGCTGGCCTGGGCGGTACACATCACGGTCAGGTCGGCGATATTGACATGATAAGGTCTTGAAACCATAAAATAAATGATCTCCGCAATATCTTCGGGCTGCAACACTTCAAAGTCTTTGTATACCTTTTCAGCACGCTCAGTGTCTCCTTTAAAGCGTACTTCGCTAAAGGCCGTGTGCACCAATCCCGGATTGATGGCTCCCACCTTGATTTTGTGTTCATTCAGATCAATGCGCATGCCTTGGGTGATCGCATCTACTGCATATTTACTGGCGCAATACACATTGCCTTTGGGGTAGACTTCCTTACCTGCGGTACTCCCCAAATTGATGATGTGTCCTCGCTTTCGCGAAACCATCTCCGGAAGAATGGCCTGACTGACGTAAAGCAGGCCTTTGACGTTGATGTCGATCATGGCATCCCAGTCGTCAACGCTTCCCTCCTGAATAGGATCTAAACCGTGGGCGTTTCCCGCATTGTTCAGTAAAATATCAATGGGTCGGAATTTCGCTGGCAGGCTTTTTATTTGGGCTTCTACCTGCTTACGGTCTCGAACGTCAAAACTCAGCGTACAGACCTCAACCTGAGCACTCAACTCTGATTGGAGTGTCTTAAGTTGTTCTTTGCGGCGGCCACAGAGAATGAGGTGAATGCCTTGCCTGGCAAACTCGCGGGAGGTAGCAAGCCCGATACCACTGGTGGCTCCGGTAATCAAGGCAATGGAGGTTTCTTTTTTCATGATGTTTGTGTTAAGGGACTTTATGACCCTGGCTGGCCACCAGCAATTCAAACCAATCCTGAAGTTCTAGTTCAAGATGCTGCGCCTGCACTGCAGCCGCAATGCGCTCCGGTTGGGTGGTGCCGATGACCGGATGAATGCGGGCCGGATGTTTCAGGATCCAGGCCAATAAGAGCTGATCTTTGGAGACCTGGTATTTTGATGCTAAAGTTTCTAGTTTTTCATGAAGGCGCTGTGTTTGCGGATTTTCTTCCTGAAAAACAGCTCCTAACGGGCTCCAGGCCATGGGCATGATGGAGTGGGTCATCATGTAATCCAGCTGTCCGTCGAAAAGCGATTGGGTGGCGGTTAGACTGCACTCAATTTGATTGCCATAAACCGGGGTTTTCGAGCGAATTAACTCGGTTTGCGAAGGAGTAAAATTAGAAACACCAAAGGCTTTGATCTTGCCTTGTGTTTGGAGCTGATCAGCAGCCTCCGCAATTTCGTCGGGGTGCATTAACGGACTGGGCCGATGCAGGAGAAAGAGGTCAATGTAATCGGTTTGTAAAAGCCTTAATGCCCGTTCTGCGGCGCCCACGACATAGGCTTTGTCGTATTGGTAGTGTTTGATTGTATTTTCAGGTCGGTTCTCGCCCTGGTATTGAATACCACATTTGGTGATCAGTTGAATTTGATCTCGGGAAATGGACGCTTTCGCGAAAGCGTGACCAAATTCTTCTTCGGTGGTGTAGTCTCCATAAATATCTGCATGATCAAAAGTGGTTATCCCCTGGGAGACACAATGATCAATTCGAGCTACCTGCTCTTCAGTGCTCAATTGCTTGCCCCATTGACCCCAGGTCATGCATCCTTGAATGATTCGGGAAAAAGAATGTTCCATAGCTAAAATTTAAAGGCATAAGATACGCGAAAAAGAGACTTTAAAAACGCTGCAAACCCCTTTATTTACTGGAATTTTTAACCAATTGTTAACAGCGATTATCAGAATAAAATCGAACATTGCAGCGTTAGGGAGTTTCCAAATTAGACACCGTATTATGCAAGAAAGTACACAGGCTGTTGATATCAGCGCCATTAATGAGAAAATAGAGAAAGAGAGCGCCTTTGTAGATATTCTAACCCTGGAAATGAACAAGGTGATCGTGGGTCAAAAACACATGATCGAGCGCTTATTGATCGGACTTTTGGGTAAAGGGCACATATTGTTAGAAGGAGTACCAGGCTTGGCGAAAACCCTGGCGATCAACACGCTTTCACAAGCTGTTCACGGCTCTTTCAGTCGGATCCAGTTCACTCCCGATCTGCTTCCCGCAGATGTGATCGGGACCATGATCTACAACATGAAATTGAATGATTTCAGCATCAAAAAGGGGCCAATCTTCGCCAATTTTGTCCTTGCTGATGAGATCAACCGGGCGCCGGCCAAAGTACAATCGGCCTTGCTGGAAGCCATGCAGGAAAAGCAAGTAACCATTGGTGATGAAACCTTTACGCTGGACAAGCCTTTTTTGGTTATGGCCACTCAAAATCCGGTCGAACAGGAAGGAACTTACCCCTTACCGGAGGCTCAGGTAGATCGATTTATGCTCAAAACAGTCATCGATTATCCTAAAATGAAAGATGAGCAAATGATCATTCGTCAAAACCTTAAGGGGGGCTTTGAACAAGTCAATCCGGTGGTGTCGGTTGATCAGATTTTACGCGCGCAGGAAGCTGTGCAGCAGGTCTATATGGATGAGAAGATTGAAAAATACATTCTGGATATCATCTTTGCTACCCGTTTTCCAAAGAATTACCGTCTGGAAGAGCTTAAGCCACTGATCAATTTTGGGGCTTCCCCACGTGGAAGTATCAACCTGGCACTGGCTGCTAAATGCTACGCCTTCATCAAACGCAGGGGGTATGTGGTGCCTGAAGATGTGCGTGCGGTAGTGCACGATGTCTTGCGCCACCGTATTGGGATCACTTACGAAGCGGAGGCAGAAAATGTAACCTCGGTGGATCTGATCAACAAAATCGTAAATGAGATCGAAGTGCCTTAGAACACGCATTCATCCGGCGTCATTGACAGGATCAATGCGCTGTCACTACCATCCATCGAAAAATTACAGAAAATCTAAGATCCTGTAGCTTCAACGGTCAACAGGACAAGTATTATGGATACGAAAGAACTGCTAAAGAAAGTCCGCAAAATTGAGATCAAGACACGAAGATTGTCTGATCACATTTTTGGTGGGGAGTATCACTCTACCTTTAAAGGTCGGGGGATGACTTTTAGTGAAGTTCGGCAGTATACTTTTGGGGACGACGTTCGTAACATCGACTGGAACGTTACGGCTCGCTATAATGAACCTTTCGTCAAAGTGTTTGAAGAAGAGCGGGAGTTGACCATGTTATTAATGGCTGACATCAGTGGCTCTGAATTCTTTGGGACGCAGGGACAGTTCAAAAACGAGATCGTAACAGAAGTTGCAGCTACTCTGGCCTTTTCGGCAATGCAGAATAATGATAAAATCGGTTTGATTTTATTTTCTGATGAGGTTGAGCTGTACATCCCGCCAAAAAAAGGAAAGAGTCATGTGCTTCGAGTGATTCGAGAATTGCTGGAATTTAAGCCTAAAAGTAAAAAAACAGACCTGAGTCAGGCTTTGCAATTCATGGCTGGTGTGATGAAGAAGAAGGCCATCGTCTTCGTGCTCTCTGATTTTATGACGGATGATTACGAGCATACCCTAAAGATCGCAGGAAAAAAACACGATATCACAGGGATTCGTATTTATGATCAACGCGAAGAAGAAATCCCCAATTTAGGACTGGTTCAGGTGTTGGATGAAGAGTCTGGAGAACATATGTTGGTAAATACAGGGTCTAAAAAAGTTCGCCGGGAATACACGGCCTATTTTAAGGAACGCGCCAATTATTTTCAGGAAAGTTTCAGACGCAGTGGAGCCGGGGTCATCGATGTACGAACCGACGAAAGCTACGTGAAAAAATTACTGGGTTATTTTAAACGACGAGCATAGGATGAAGGACGAAATCTGTACTTCATGGAAAACAAGACTGCAAATGCTGCTGTTGGGATTGCTGCTGACCGGCGCTGCCCTCGAAGCACAAGTGTCTCCTGTGCGTGTTCAGACCGATACGACCAAAATACGAATTGGAGAGCAAATCAGCTATACGATCGTGGTACAGGCCGATACCACCGACCTGGTTATTTTCCCGGAAGGACAAACCTTTATGCCCTTAGAGTTGGTGGAGTCTTTACCCACAGACTCCGTGCTCCTTCAGGAACAAGCCGCATCAAATCCAATGAAGCCTTTACGTTTATCAAAGCTCTACAAATTAACCCAGTTTGACAGTGGGCGATATACCC includes:
- a CDS encoding SDR family NAD(P)-dependent oxidoreductase, with product MKKETSIALITGATSGIGLATSREFARQGIHLILCGRRKEQLKTLQSELSAQVEVCTLSFDVRDRKQVEAQIKSLPAKFRPIDILLNNAGNAHGLDPIQEGSVDDWDAMIDINVKGLLYVSQAILPEMVSRKRGHIINLGSTAGKEVYPKGNVYCASKYAVDAITQGMRIDLNEHKIKVGAINPGLVHTAFSEVRFKGDTERAEKVYKDFEVLQPEDIAEIIYFMVSRPYHVNIADLTVMCTAQASSTIVNKN
- a CDS encoding SPFH domain-containing protein codes for the protein MGIFDKIKEKLSHEFIDIIEWLDYTDDTIAHRFERYQNEIKNNAKLIVREGQTAVFVNEGQLADVFGPGTYTLNTQNLPILTTLKGWKYGFDSPFKAEVYFVNTHLFTDEKWGTKNPVTLSDDRFGLVEIRAFGTYAFRISDAGKFIKDIVGTDNNFTNFEINEHLKSLIATRFTDTVGEANLPIELYAANTTELSETCREVMGPEFESVGIRLEKFFIENVSMPEELKKEIFEYSRIDKLDLQKLTQFKTAKAVEAAAKNEGGTAGAGMGMGMGFVLAQQMGGLMNPQMTAGASQAVTPPPIPAAVTYFYATNGQQQGPVSFDQLRALFASRTINKDSLIWKQGMDTWKPLQEVTELKAFLGGNTPPPLPGQ
- a CDS encoding aldehyde dehydrogenase family protein codes for the protein MSAVATDFGIEKALQELGIQKVNDGTSTGSSWFSGGSEIVSSSPVDGAQIATVKSTTQEDYEQVMKSATEAFKMWRKKPAPLRGEIVRQFGEELRRLKEPLGKLVSYEMGKSYQEGLGEVQEMIDICDFAVGLSRQLHGLTMHSERPGHRMYEQYHPLGVVGIISAFNFPVAVWAWNTALAWVCGDVCVWKPSEKTPLCGVACQHIIATVLAKNNLPEGISCLINGDYQVGEMMTKDSRIPLVSATGSTRMGKIVAQTVAARLGKSLLELGGNNAIIVTPDADIKMTVIGAVFGAVGTCGQRCTSTRRLIIHESIYDQVKEALVKAYDQLRIGNPLDENNHVGPLIDQDAVAMYQDALKRVREEGGTVLLEGGVLSGEGYESGCYVKPAIAEAQNHYDIVQHETFAPVLYLLKYSGSVEHAIEIQNGVSQGLSSAIMTNNLREAERFLSVAGSDCGIANVNIGTSGAEIGGAFGGEKDTGGGRESGSDAWKVYMRRQTNTINYTEDLPLAQGIKFDL
- a CDS encoding ATP-binding protein, with the protein product MINKRLLIKNLLAHSDENSFYDKKRQIDISNKEGKAKFLKHICALSNSNPKNNSYIVIGVEDQDNAIVGVPFFDDSKIQNLVNAYLNNPPLITYENIPFPHLAADLVVGLVTIRPNNKLTSLRKNIWKYWGGSVFYRDGSVSMPKTFKSEIKDVNSEIVAAIETKASNNIQLTLDSVMEFMTKSHSELETHYKVFQELFVVCWAGKPKEVGDEVYYSRVDIELINEQVRLFYSALDEVSITITDDTFTILEYVYLGVYNNYKYYPLEEMVIRFRENGQYSIDSTLVFQPPQLDKKMLYHLYNNNNVIFYKLKRNRVLNAGEHEDLLNLPATYLICYLNGFEAALVKLEEIKPYLKAYSNEVYRAYKDNIRILRKVKYN
- a CDS encoding DUF58 domain-containing protein, which translates into the protein MDTKELLKKVRKIEIKTRRLSDHIFGGEYHSTFKGRGMTFSEVRQYTFGDDVRNIDWNVTARYNEPFVKVFEEERELTMLLMADISGSEFFGTQGQFKNEIVTEVAATLAFSAMQNNDKIGLILFSDEVELYIPPKKGKSHVLRVIRELLEFKPKSKKTDLSQALQFMAGVMKKKAIVFVLSDFMTDDYEHTLKIAGKKHDITGIRIYDQREEEIPNLGLVQVLDEESGEHMLVNTGSKKVRREYTAYFKERANYFQESFRRSGAGVIDVRTDESYVKKLLGYFKRRA
- a CDS encoding MoxR family ATPase — encoded protein: MQESTQAVDISAINEKIEKESAFVDILTLEMNKVIVGQKHMIERLLIGLLGKGHILLEGVPGLAKTLAINTLSQAVHGSFSRIQFTPDLLPADVIGTMIYNMKLNDFSIKKGPIFANFVLADEINRAPAKVQSALLEAMQEKQVTIGDETFTLDKPFLVMATQNPVEQEGTYPLPEAQVDRFMLKTVIDYPKMKDEQMIIRQNLKGGFEQVNPVVSVDQILRAQEAVQQVYMDEKIEKYILDIIFATRFPKNYRLEELKPLINFGASPRGSINLALAAKCYAFIKRRGYVVPEDVRAVVHDVLRHRIGITYEAEAENVTSVDLINKIVNEIEVP
- a CDS encoding aldo/keto reductase, giving the protein MEHSFSRIIQGCMTWGQWGKQLSTEEQVARIDHCVSQGITTFDHADIYGDYTTEEEFGHAFAKASISRDQIQLITKCGIQYQGENRPENTIKHYQYDKAYVVGAAERALRLLQTDYIDLFLLHRPSPLMHPDEIAEAADQLQTQGKIKAFGVSNFTPSQTELIRSKTPVYGNQIECSLTATQSLFDGQLDYMMTHSIMPMAWSPLGAVFQEENPQTQRLHEKLETLASKYQVSKDQLLLAWILKHPARIHPVIGTTQPERIAAAVQAQHLELELQDWFELLVASQGHKVP
- a CDS encoding DNA helicase PriA; amino-acid sequence: MNEVPPLDTELKKVCKNCGAALHYKPGTTSITCAYCGHEEAIETTASIHELELQAYLQKMGAQSYSESISMLQCRNCGANQHVEEHYKSLHCVYCGEVLITEDLHQEEWILPGAVLPFQIDPKRSYAIFKQWVDGLWFAPNKLKKAALDPELTKGLYLPYWTFDAQLTADYQGQRGDHYYVTKTYRDSKGKTRTRQERRTRWSSAAGRVAGFVDDTVIAASVKSTGRIPAAVARWNLTKLQPFSSKFLAGFVTEKYTLPLQDGHLQAQQEMKAIAERWARKDIGGDEQRVSQLDLQLEEETFKHVLLPVYISTYRYRGKHYNFYINGENGMIKGKRPYSFWKIFFTIVGGLLLLFLLSYLFG
- a CDS encoding metallophosphoesterase, coding for MGRTLVIGDIHGGLRALEQVLERATVTPDDHLIFLGDYVDGWSDSAPTVSYLIELKSRIPTTFIRGNHDDLVHQWLNGRQMNAKWLQHGGQASIDSYAELTGAEIETHKIFYSEMQDYHIDADNRMYCHAGFSNLNGPEYEWHNTAFYWDRTLWEMVCAMDPGIPKDSDLFPKRLKLFQEIFIGHTPVGRIGRSTPTQMANVWNIDTGAAFKGSVSILDVDSKNYWQSDPVWKLYPQENGRNP
- a CDS encoding DUF2306 domain-containing protein; the encoded protein is MFSTIGTIHLIASLVALATGTVVLIQTKATLKHKQWGYLYVISMITVLVTSFFIYRLHGHFGILHLFAVLSSLTLLAGMIPIWRRKRKDYLALHFSFMYWSVIGLYCAFCAEVFTRLPMLLQVGDESFALFYILVGVSSGATGWIGSYFFKKKKLQWAQQFT